The sequence AAGAAGCAGGACTCACAAATTGTTGACTATTATGAGAACAGAGAAGATGTAGAGTTGATGATCGAGGATGCACCGTATGTGCCAATgcagagtggtggccatggtgattGTGGTGTTTGGGTCTGCCTTCATATGGAGAGGATAGTTTTTGGTTGGGATCAGATTGACAACATTGGAGACCCTAAAAAGGCTGCTAAGGACTATAGAATTCGAATGGCAAGAACATTCTTCCGTGCACGCTTTGATACACAGGAACCACCACCACCAGAGGACCCAGAGGACCCAGAGGAcccaaaggttgttaattagttaaCTTGTAGATGTAATTATTATACAGTTTTTAGTTAAAACATGTAATTTTTGTATGTAAATAATCTGGGACAGACGCAAGGCCTTTTTTGCGTCCTTGCTTCTGGTTTTTTGACAGACGCAAGGtgttgtttgcgtccttgcgtctattTAAATGGCTTACGCAAGGTTTTGTTTGCGTTCTTGCGTATGTTTGAAGACTTACGCAAGGttatgtttgcgtccttgcgtctctttAAAAGATATACGCAAGTTGATGTTTGCGTGCTTGCGTATGTTTCATGACATACGCAAGGTATTGTTTGAAAAGTTGCGTCTTTTTTAAAGACAGACGCAAGTTATTGTTTGCGTATTTGCGTGTGTTTGATGACATACGCAAGATTTTTCTTGCGTTCTTGCGTCTGTATGTAGGTCAATCTATGACACATATTTAAACAACTAACTGAGACTGATAAACATAAAaacaaactgagactgataaacaacaaactgagactgataaacaaGCAACTAATTCTGGTCCCCTAATTCTGGTCTAAATCGTACGTTTGATAAAATTGAGACTGATAAGCTTGCGAAGGTTCGACTTTCTCTTTCgactttgactttgattttgaggctgtttttttaaccctctgagaagtagattcaccggttaggtcataagaagcgctacatgttgttcggttatgacctgcttgcttgcaaggagtacatgttcttactttcttttcagtttcttcaccttgagatggaatccgatcggtactttttgggcgtccaggtgctcttttcttttgaattgggggctttacgattttcaagatcttgggccctggatcggaccattcggatcgatggggcaaaggaaggatgtgttcggaatatgtatttatataagtttgagacaagaaccaatgtgatacataacatgtaacatcttccactccgaagagtcgtgctgctgccaatacatgtccgcaaggtatgcctgataattgccattgcccacatgtacatgttctatcttctagattaacgaggctgtttttccttccatcacgcacctctattagattgtttgtcgatggaaatgcttgccatcttcttgatttgttcatcctcttacctaatttacgttcaacatatggagtaaccgttgaagtgagactaactgctttgttgtgatgtttgaaaaaccaatcctgtatagaagcgcgaaaaaattccaataacatgcaaactggtagtttgcgagcatgtttggatagagcgttaatagactctacactgttgctagtaaggtatgcatacctaacatgaccagcatgacttctggaccatttgttgaaaccaacgtcatttagatacttgtgagacgcttttaatcttcgttgaaatacactaacatgatcttgaaaatctgacaaacgataagccttaaccattttccaatagtgccattcaaaatatttgaatttgttggacatcgtttttatgttcatgaatagatgacgtgcgcaaaaagagtgaaaggcttcaggaaacacatttgaaataccatgtgctattgaaggagcacgatcagaaataaaggtaatctctgacatacgattactcataccacaactctctaaatgatctcttagattgccaaaaaaccatgaccaaacctcgtttgtctcgccttcaccaattccataagccaatggcaaaattccgttattggcatccattgcaacagcgactaaatttgtacccaaatatccagctttcaaatgtgcaccatcaacgatgataatagggtgaacattttggacaaatgatcgaatctgcacgcaaacaaatcaaatgagattgctattagtttaagataaaacaattgtaggatgagtgatacttacaactgcgccaaaggacatgtaacacatcacgaatctattttcattgtcagtcaccacatttgtcatgcttcctgggttatgaatcttaatgttatgaagataaatgggaagcattcagaacgagtcatccatactgccacgaagcatctctattgcatgacacttggctctccatgcttgattgtaagaaatgctcacccgaaaacggttgccaacatcatcacgtatatcttttggatTATAGTCTCGATTTACAGCTTTGAACGATTCCATCAGAATACTTCCTAACACCTTTTTGGAAGCATGTTTATTATTTCCCATAATTTGGgtacgtgagcatgtgtgtacgtcatgcaatttctttacgatgaagttgtcagtgtggcgtattttgtatgcactacatttccactcacaatttggcaacatgcatttagcagtgaatcgagatttgtcagactttacaggcttaatttggaagttttcttcaagacattttgtgtatagatggtttacaaaatcatccttgtttaaaaaagtttgtcgaactttaatcaaatcggatactctataactggttgttatttggctcgtagattcagtctcttggtcatgctcactcaataaaagtggcatattccagaatacatcctttttttcttcctcttcttcattttcatcttcatcttgatcttctctgtcattttcttcctccgaagcactagacgcgacaactgattcaaaagggtgatctgtttttttaattttacatacgttctcaactccatagttgaagaaatcaaactcttctgtgtttggaggtggtacttcaggtcgtgcttcttccaaattgggtgtctgaaggtttgtgctctcctcgtttgttggtaggttttgttggacatcgtgtgttggtaggttttgatggacattgtgtattggtaggatttgcactgactgtaagttttctgggagttgatgcattgtaactttgtcgacaatgtaaatattaataggagcatttgatattgcatgttgtagaaaatcacgaaagtcttcataatcatcagtaatatcaaaaacaagattatcgacaacatatctcattaaaacaggagcattaggtggcaaattaatttttctaagaacattttttaacaatattcttcgagtaattagtttttggggagcaactgggagttttaatcgtgttctaaaacaatctagaggcaaatacataggtaagttattaataaattgaaaagaaCCACCACAACATATATGAATAACAAAGGTTTCATTATCACTAAAACTCATTATTTAAAACAAAGAAAGTTACCTTAATGACGCTTGAAATTATATGATTTATGTTGAAATGGTGGAAATGAAGTGAAAATAGAGCTGGTAATAccttatatgaattgaaaaagttatccgtaatagtacaaaaatcgtacaaaatcttatccacgaaatcatgaaaatcttatcgggataagacgcaagacgcaagacgcaaaggcgcaagtcgcaagacgcaagacgcaatacgcaaggacgcaagtctcTTTGTTGCGTTTGTCAgtaacgcaaggtcgcaagatcgcaaagacgcaaggtgtcttgcgccttgcgagggcaaattgtcaaactttttttttttagggctgtcagtcaacaagcttaaaaaaaagggtattttggtgataatcccataACTTATTACTGGTAATTAACGTTaaaatttttttatttcttttcggAAAAACCAAAATActaaaaccaaggtattttcatacAATCTGGAAAAAGATAATTTCGGAAATTTTTGATTAGAACTATCATTAAGGGAAGTATTTTCAATTTAAGAGCTTAAAACCAAGTTTGTTGGGCTTTAAAGTTTTTAGTGATATCTAAAAATGCGTTTCAATTTGGGCTTCTTGTTATTCTGTAGTGGGTCATGGGTTACGTGAACATATAAAAAAGGTTTATTGGGCTTGTGATTTATTTTACTGTTTTCACCTCCTCAAAGATATTTTACGCCTACTGTTGGAGGGACCAAAATGTAATTTTGCCTATCAATCCATCATTCACCAAAAGCTTGTAATCTCATACTCCGTCAATCATTTGGTTCCTGGTTAGGGTTTCAAAAGTTTCCGATTAAAAACACCGCAAATTAGGGTTTCAAATTTTCAATACAAATCAATCAATCAAAATCATGTACAACGGAATCGGATTGCAAACCGCTCGTGGTTCCGGAACCAACGGTTACATACAGAGCAACAAGTTCTTCGTGAAGCCACGTGCCAATAAAGTATTAACTGCAAACAGCGGCGGATACGATTCCGGTCAAGGTATCGCCGGCGTAAATCGAAAACCTAATAAGGATATTCTAGAACATGACCGTAAGCGTCAGATCCAGCTTAAGCTTACTGTTCTTGAAGATAAACTTGTTGATCAAGGTTATACAGATGATGAAATTGGTGAAAAATTAGTTGAAGCTCGTAAGACTTTGGAAGCTGCTATGGCATCTGAAGATGCCGGTGGTGCCACCGCCGTAGTTTTGCACTCCGATCAAAAGTAAGGTTttcatttatttaaatttttttttttgtttatatggTTTacgtttttatattatattttctgattatatttaaaattaattcGGTGTAAAATTTGTATGTTGTGTGATTCTTTGTGAAATATATGTGTTATTTGCTAACTAGCTTATATGATTAATAGGCTATCTAAATTGCTTTGATTTTTCAAGCTATTTTAATGTCTTTCTCCAATAGATGAAGCTTGCTGAAATCAAAGTCTGAATTGTTTAAGTGAGATTTAAGTTGTATTTTGGTCCTTAGTTAAAGTTAGGTATGCATATGCAAGGTATTTTCAATGAAGTCATTTTGTTTTTGAATGCTTTAAGAGCGACTCTTGCTAAATTGATTTTGTAAGACAAAAAGGAAAAGGAAACAAACTTATAGAATTAGTTGAGGAGTCATAATGTTCCACTTCGCCCACTTAACCAAATTCATATCCTTCTTACCTCTATATAACTAGGGCTTGACAACAAAGAATAAAATGGTAGCAACTTATGGGTTGTTCTATTTATATTGGGCCCAAGTAGTTTTTGTtagttggtaaaaaaaaaaaaaaaggttttccAAACTTAAAAATAGTTATTTGAAGCTTTTAATCCACTGGGGTCATCAGCCCCCACTTGCATAAGGCTGATTCCGCCTCTCAGCTGAACTTTGTAATAAGCTATGACTCCCTTGTACTCAACTTGAGCAAAATTATACATTTATACTTTTAAATCTGTTTCTCACAATGTTCTTATATTTGACTCATCATGTATACAAGTTAAGAGCACTGTTACATTACCAAGGAAAACTGCGATGCTATCAAAATGCAGCTTGCTTTATTACAGATATAAAACTTGAATAAAAGCTTCGAAGGGATAATTAGTATCCAAAAATTTAAGAATGAAGCACCAAAAGTTGCAGTAACACTTGACAATGATTATTCATTGTTAAGTTATAGGATTCGCTAAATGTGAATCTGGCATGGGGATTAATATTTGGATTTATAAAGCAGGTTTAGTCATCAATCCGTAGATTATACTTTTAGCGTTTGGCAATGGTGTTAATCTTGGAAAACTATATAGAACCTAGATGATactatgaatggagtattttgtcACTCTGTAAATTTTATCCGTAAAAGTATGATCCAAGGGCATTCTTTCTTCTATAAACAATTACGTAAATTGTTGATGATATATTGCTGGTTAAAGGGTGCACATCTGAATTTTTAATTAACAATGATGTTCAATAAGCGATATCTCAACTATGTTGTGTTTTTTTCTGTAAACACTGTATCTGGTATGTTGATAATGTATTGTTTTTTGCTTCTTCAGGTATTCAGATACACAGACTCATCAAGTGGCAGCACGTAAGCAGAAGCAGATGGAAACTCTCAAAAATGCTCTTGGGATAGTACATGAAGAAGAGGTAAAAAAGTATGCACTTGTCTCTGATGATGAAAAAATGGATGATGCGGATAAAGAAAGGGATGATAAAAAAGGTGTTCCTGGAGCTGATGATAAGTTTAGAAAGGATGCCAAAATTGGTAAAGACAGGCTTGATGCACTCAAacattacaagaaaacttcaaacaaAAGAAGAGATACTTCCTCAGATAGTGAGAGTGATAGTGAGGGTGATGGTGATACTGATTCGGATAGTAGTCGGGAACATGTGAAGAAGACGAGGAAGAAACCACTTAAAAGTAGTAGaagtgatgatgatgaagagtcTGACTCTGATGTTGCTATAAGAAAAAGCAAGCGAAAACCACCAAGCAGGCATAGTAAAGGTGTAAGACATGACAGTGATGATTCTGATTATGCTAAAAAACGTGTTCGAAATGTGAAGAGATATGAGTCTGATGGAAGCTCTAGTTCTGATGAACGGTCTAACATCAAAAGGGGAAAGGGGAAACCACTTCCTTACAGGAGCAGGAGACATGATTCAGATGATGACTCTGATGATGAGAGAAGTCAACAAAGGAGAATGGAAAGCAAAGTAGGAAAAGGCATCAATGATAGGTGGGATGGAGGTAGTAGTAAGCACGATGTTGTAAATGATACTAGTCCCGTTAGAGAAAAAAGACATGAGAAAGAGAGACCTGCAAGGGCGGGAAGAAGTAGACGTGGCAACGATGACGAGGATTCCGACAAAGACGTGCGTCGCACGAAAGACGAAGTTGATAGGGAGGGAAGGAGACAACGTGGAAATGATTTTGAGGATCTTAACAAAAACGATATGAGACTTAGAGAAAGGGAAGTTGGAAGGGGTTTAAGAAGACAACATGATGTTCGACGTGAAGAATCAAGTAAAAATGACACCAGAACTGTCGAAAAAAGCCATCGTGGTATTGAAGAAACCGCAAAAGATAGGTTTGCAAAAGGTGAAAGGAGGTATGACAGTGACGACGAGGAGGATTCTGACAGAAACACGAGAGAGGAAGTTGGTAGGGGTGGAAGAAGGCAACATGATGTTAGCCGGGAAGAATTAAATAAAAAGGACACCCGAACAGGTGAAAAAGGTCATCGTGGTATTGAAGAACCTGCAAAAGATAGGTTTGCTAAAGGTGGAAGGAGGAGGCATGATAGTGATGAGGATTCGGATTCGGATTCTGACAGGAACACAAGAGAGGAAATTGATAGAGGTGGAAGAAGGCAACATGATGTTAACCGTGAAGAATTAAATAAAAAGGACACCCGAACAGGTGAAAAAAGTCATCATGGTATTGAAGAACCCGCAAAAGATAGGTTCGCTAAAGGTGGACGGAGGAGGTATGATAGTGATTCGGATTCGGATTCTGACAGGAACACAAGAGAGGAAATCGGTAGAGGTGGAAGAAAGCAGCATGATGTTAAGCGTGAAGAATTAAATAAAAAGGAGATCAGAACGGGTGAAAAAAGGCAGCGTGATATTGAAGAACCCAGAAAAGAGAGACATGAAATTGTTAAAAGGAGGAGGcatgatagtgatgatgatgatgatgaggattcTGACAAACGCACTAAAGAAAAAGTTGAAAGGGGTGGAATAAGGCAAGAAGATGAGGGTAGACGCAAGAGCAAGATTATTGATGAAGATGAGAAGTATGTAGAAGGAAGAAAAGAAAGTAGGGATGAAAAAGATCGTGAGGTTAGAAAGCGTAAAACAAATGAAGATGAAACATACAATGGTAGGGAGCATTATCAATCAAAGTATAGCAGAGACCATGGAGGAGAGCGTGAAAGCAGAAGGGGTGAGAGAGATCGACAAGTGGATCAATCGAAGAGAGCCAGATATGATAATGAGAGGAGGTACGACAGTGGAAAGCATGGTGCTGGACGGTCGAGGCGGTGAGCCTTTCGTATGACTGTAAGTTTTGTTTATTTCCTTGCTCTCTTTTTTGTACACCATGTTTTTTGTTTATTTCTTTGCTTCCTTTATTGTGCACAATGTCTTTTTGTTGTCCTCCTTCGAATTATTCATTGTCTACTAAACTGAAGCTACATTACAACGGTTGCATATTGTATCACTCATATATAGCAAGTGTTAAATTAGGTGAAATCAGGTAAAATAATATTTTAAAGGACAAAATGCAGTTTGTGTTGGCCTGGATTTGGCTAACTACGTCGTCCTCTGGATGGTGGTAGTGTTATCATTAAAATAGGGTTGTTTGTCTGATCAATCAAATGTTGCTTTTTCGTCCTGGTTTCTGATATCCGACTTTTTATTTAGTTTTCCAATTTTCTTTATTTACTGCTAATTTTATATTCATTATGTAGAATGAATGATATTGGGCAAAGCTTGACGATGATCTTGAAGAAGAGGTACCTTATTTCTAAGCTGCTATGCTTGCATCCACTCGCATGATGAAGACATGTAGCTGTTAAAAAAGATGTGTGGAGCCCATTACTGATGTTggaatatatcttttgttttgttcaattgttgttgtcccAGAAGTCTTATGCTTTTGATAGATATACTTAAATGTACTGTGGGTGCTTTTTATTATTGTGTTATGACTTGCATGGGGttgctttaattttttttttttgaaaggcaagcttgcatcagtccggaccgaagcctagttatcatttgcacacacacacgcgctttcgggcaggaaacccgaaccacactctgaggatccgaccatttaaccatcccgaggggaaggttttaccgacccgctccgggactaagatgGGGTTGCTTTAATAGACCATACTTATGgcttaagttacattttttatataaTTTCTTAAGCTGACCCCCTTCAATTTGGCCCTCCTATGACTATCAACTATTGCAAATACTTCCAGGATCATTATGTGACTTCAGAATTCATCCGGTAAACATGTGCCATCGGATATCCATCCATGCATCCGGCAAGTCTACCTACACTATCATCTATATCTCTTATTCATAGATTCCTCTAATATTGTCGACAATCGTAAACCATTTCATCTATTTCTTGAACATGGTTGATGACCAAAAGCTACTTAGTTGAGCAAACACATGTAGAAAAGGAAAACAGTTGGCACTCACAAGTCTTGCATGTGTGGAAGAAGCCAAAACATGGCCACAATAATCATTTACGACAAAGATAATCATGTTATAACCAGAGCAAAAATACAAATTCAAAATGGAGAGATTCAATGTAGGCCAAAAAT comes from Rutidosis leptorrhynchoides isolate AG116_Rl617_1_P2 chromosome 4, CSIRO_AGI_Rlap_v1, whole genome shotgun sequence and encodes:
- the LOC139839651 gene encoding uncharacterized protein, giving the protein MYNGIGLQTARGSGTNGYIQSNKFFVKPRANKVLTANSGGYDSGQGIAGVNRKPNKDILEHDRKRQIQLKLTVLEDKLVDQGYTDDEIGEKLVEARKTLEAAMASEDAGGATAVVLHSDQKYSDTQTHQVAARKQKQMETLKNALGIVHEEEVKKYALVSDDEKMDDADKERDDKKGVPGADDKFRKDAKIGKDRLDALKHYKKTSNKRRDTSSDSESDSEGDGDTDSDSSREHVKKTRKKPLKSSRSDDDEESDSDVAIRKSKRKPPSRHSKGVRHDSDDSDYAKKRVRNVKRYESDGSSSSDERSNIKRGKGKPLPYRSRRHDSDDDSDDERSQQRRMESKVGKGINDRWDGGSSKHDVVNDTSPVREKRHEKERPARAGRSRRGNDDEDSDKDVRRTKDEVDREGRRQRGNDFEDLNKNDMRLREREVGRGLRRQHDVRREESSKNDTRTVEKSHRGIEETAKDRFAKGERRYDSDDEEDSDRNTREEVGRGGRRQHDVSREELNKKDTRTGEKGHRGIEEPAKDRFAKGGRRRHDSDEDSDSDSDRNTREEIDRGGRRQHDVNREELNKKDTRTGEKSHHGIEEPAKDRFAKGGRRRYDSDSDSDSDRNTREEIGRGGRKQHDVKREELNKKEIRTGEKRQRDIEEPRKERHEIVKRRRHDSDDDDDEDSDKRTKEKVERGGIRQEDEGRRKSKIIDEDEKYVEGRKESRDEKDREVRKRKTNEDETYNGREHYQSKYSRDHGGERESRRGERDRQVDQSKRARYDNERRYDSGKHGAGRSRR